Proteins encoded together in one Gemmatimonadota bacterium DH-78 window:
- a CDS encoding Ig-like domain-containing protein produces the protein MIRTAFALAALSVAALAAPAAAQDWSGVTLRPEPSSLSLEAGGSAPLTVTAHDASGAEVEVTLRYAAPRSALRVRDGVVEAIAAGSWEIVASVVVSAESEVAPPTVRIPVTVEWPSVSRIEVLADEGRLHVGTRVDHRARAFHADGSQRPEAAIEWSSSDESVARVTSWGTVEGTGAGTATITAALEGARESFEVEVAPFDVASMRLTGGADEARTGETLTFEVDARDAAGAAVDGLSVTWSATFVPDDSIQAPGAGALVRDGRFVGEVPGRYEVFATAGERVARRTIDVRPREAIHEVEFTGQGGVRHVHTSDLWVFEGTDGRDYAITGTWGGDGVAYFWDVTDPATPMVYDSIQVDARTVNDVKVSPDGRWGALSREGASNRRNGVVILDLADPRNPRVAATYDQGLTGGVHNMFATNEHLFALSGGDKYVILDMSDLDAPAFVSEYNHPDSRIHDVWVHDGVAYSSEWGTGVVVVDVGNGRWGGTIDNPVFVTSVPYPVGRTHAAFPYVQESTGKVYLFLGDEILSRTGAAFAGYGSDDPWDPATGEGGVQAPTSGYIHIIDFTDPENPEDVARYEVPEFGTHNLWVEDDVLYVAYYEGGLRVVDVEGELLGNLATQGREMAVFKAFDPQGFLVNSPNAWGPQPYKGHVFFSDFNSGLWSVRIVPKDRPIS, from the coding sequence ATGATCCGCACCGCGTTCGCCCTGGCCGCCCTCTCGGTGGCCGCCCTCGCCGCCCCCGCGGCCGCCCAGGACTGGAGCGGCGTCACCCTCCGCCCCGAGCCGAGCAGCCTGTCGCTGGAGGCGGGCGGGTCCGCGCCGCTGACCGTGACGGCCCACGACGCGTCGGGGGCCGAGGTGGAGGTGACGCTCCGCTACGCCGCGCCGCGCTCCGCCCTGCGCGTGCGCGACGGCGTGGTCGAGGCCATCGCCGCCGGCAGCTGGGAGATCGTGGCGAGCGTGGTGGTGTCGGCGGAGTCGGAGGTGGCCCCGCCCACGGTGCGGATTCCGGTCACGGTGGAGTGGCCCTCGGTCTCGCGGATCGAGGTGCTCGCCGACGAGGGGCGCCTGCATGTCGGCACGCGCGTGGACCATCGCGCACGGGCCTTCCACGCCGACGGGTCGCAGCGCCCCGAGGCCGCGATCGAGTGGTCGTCGTCCGACGAATCGGTGGCGCGGGTCACCTCGTGGGGCACCGTGGAGGGCACCGGCGCCGGCACCGCGACGATCACGGCGGCGCTCGAGGGCGCTCGGGAGAGCTTCGAGGTGGAGGTCGCGCCCTTCGACGTGGCCTCCATGCGGCTGACCGGCGGGGCCGACGAGGCGCGTACCGGTGAGACGCTCACATTCGAGGTCGACGCGCGCGACGCCGCCGGCGCGGCGGTCGACGGGCTCTCCGTCACCTGGAGCGCCACCTTCGTGCCCGACGACTCCATCCAGGCGCCCGGCGCGGGGGCGCTGGTGCGGGACGGGCGCTTCGTGGGCGAGGTGCCCGGCCGGTACGAGGTGTTCGCCACCGCCGGGGAGCGGGTGGCGCGCCGCACCATCGACGTGCGCCCTCGCGAGGCGATCCACGAGGTGGAGTTCACCGGCCAGGGGGGCGTGCGCCACGTGCACACCTCCGACCTGTGGGTCTTCGAGGGCACCGACGGCCGCGACTACGCCATCACCGGCACCTGGGGCGGCGACGGCGTCGCCTACTTCTGGGACGTGACCGATCCGGCCACGCCCATGGTCTACGACTCCATCCAGGTCGACGCCCGCACGGTCAACGACGTGAAGGTGTCGCCCGACGGTCGCTGGGGCGCGCTCTCGCGTGAGGGCGCCTCCAACCGTCGCAACGGAGTGGTGATCCTCGACCTGGCCGACCCGCGCAATCCGCGGGTGGCCGCCACCTACGACCAGGGGCTCACCGGCGGCGTGCACAACATGTTCGCCACCAACGAGCACCTCTTCGCACTGTCCGGCGGCGACAAGTACGTGATCCTCGACATGAGCGATCTCGACGCGCCCGCCTTCGTGAGCGAGTACAACCACCCCGACAGCCGCATCCACGACGTGTGGGTGCACGACGGCGTGGCCTACTCGTCGGAATGGGGCACCGGGGTGGTGGTGGTGGATGTCGGCAACGGCCGCTGGGGCGGCACGATCGACAACCCGGTGTTCGTGACCAGCGTGCCCTATCCGGTGGGCCGCACGCATGCCGCCTTCCCCTACGTGCAGGAGTCGACGGGCAAGGTGTACCTCTTCCTCGGCGACGAGATCCTGAGCCGTACGGGAGCGGCCTTCGCGGGCTACGGCAGCGACGACCCCTGGGATCCCGCCACCGGCGAGGGGGGCGTTCAGGCGCCCACCTCGGGCTACATCCACATCATCGACTTCACCGATCCCGAAAACCCCGAAGACGTCGCCCGCTACGAGGTGCCCGAGTTCGGCACGCACAACCTCTGGGTGGAGGACGACGTGCTCTACGTGGCGTACTACGAAGGGGGACTCCGGGTGGTCGACGTCGAGGGAGAGCTGCTGGGCAACCTGGCCACGCAGGGTCGCGAAATGGCCGTCTTCAAGGCCTTCGACCCGCAGGGATTCCTGGTGAACTCGCCCAACGCCTGGGGCCCGCAGCCCTACAAGGGCCACGTGTTCTTCAGCGACTTCAATTCCGGCCTGTGGTCGGTCCGGATCGTCCCGAAGGACCGCCCGATCAGCTGA
- a CDS encoding FKBP-type peptidyl-prolyl cis-trans isomerase — protein sequence MAHRLMPALAAATLLASACADAADTSSAALETQEQIASYGIGLNMGQQIAPAEGSLDMAAFQRGIADAMAGNEPAIEATEIQVALQAFSETVNQRMMEEREAAGAENRAAGEAYLAENAAREGVQVTASGLQYEVLEEGTGASPAPTDRVAIHYKGSLIDGTEFDASGETPLELGVNQFVSGFSEGLQLMTVGSTYRFVIPSDLAYGPQGSGPVIGPDATLVFEVELLEIL from the coding sequence ATGGCTCACCGTTTGATGCCGGCCCTCGCGGCCGCCACCCTCCTCGCCTCCGCCTGCGCGGACGCCGCCGACACCTCGTCGGCCGCCCTCGAGACGCAGGAGCAGATCGCCAGCTACGGAATCGGTCTGAACATGGGGCAGCAGATCGCCCCCGCCGAGGGCAGCCTCGACATGGCGGCCTTCCAGCGCGGCATCGCCGACGCCATGGCCGGCAACGAGCCCGCGATCGAGGCGACGGAGATCCAGGTCGCGCTGCAGGCGTTCAGCGAGACGGTCAACCAGCGCATGATGGAGGAGCGCGAGGCGGCCGGCGCCGAGAACCGCGCGGCGGGCGAGGCCTACCTCGCCGAGAACGCCGCTCGCGAAGGGGTGCAGGTCACCGCGTCGGGGCTGCAGTACGAGGTGCTCGAAGAGGGCACCGGCGCCTCGCCCGCGCCCACCGACCGCGTCGCGATCCACTACAAGGGGTCGCTGATCGACGGCACCGAGTTCGACGCGTCGGGTGAGACCCCCCTCGAGCTGGGCGTGAACCAGTTCGTGAGCGGCTTCTCCGAGGGGCTCCAGCTCATGACGGTCGGCTCGACCTACCGCTTCGTGATCCCGAGCGATCTGGCCTACGGGCCGCAGGGCTCCGGCCCGGTGATCGGCCCGGACGCCACGCTCGTCTTCGAGGTGGAGCTGCTCGAGATCCTCTGA
- a CDS encoding isochorismatase family protein, giving the protein MNRRGLVGWVVDVQNDFMRPDGRLYVRHLDDPEDPGAAVVAERIALAVRWLEGHADLVVFTGDWHALGDAEIEPESPNPALGTYPPHCMGRSEDRVEREGAALLPAVAPANPLVLDVGAGPREGVRTAREAIDSGRAVFIRKTRFDVFEGNAGTDAFVEAVAERLDDPEFVVLGVARDVCVTQAVDGLIDRGRTVTALRDATWGLGLESEGDTLARWRRGARVITLEDRVSEGRADR; this is encoded by the coding sequence GTGAACCGCCGCGGGCTGGTCGGCTGGGTGGTCGACGTGCAGAACGACTTCATGCGACCCGATGGCCGCCTGTACGTTCGCCATCTCGACGACCCGGAAGATCCGGGCGCCGCGGTGGTGGCGGAGCGGATCGCCCTCGCGGTGCGGTGGCTCGAGGGGCATGCCGACCTCGTGGTCTTCACGGGCGACTGGCACGCCCTGGGCGACGCCGAGATCGAGCCGGAGTCCCCGAATCCCGCGCTGGGCACCTATCCGCCGCACTGCATGGGGCGCTCCGAGGATCGGGTCGAGCGCGAGGGAGCCGCCCTGCTGCCGGCGGTGGCCCCGGCGAATCCGCTGGTGCTCGACGTGGGAGCGGGACCCCGAGAGGGAGTGCGGACCGCGCGGGAGGCGATCGACTCCGGCCGCGCCGTCTTCATTCGCAAGACGCGCTTCGACGTGTTCGAGGGGAACGCCGGCACCGACGCCTTCGTCGAGGCCGTCGCGGAGCGCCTCGACGATCCCGAGTTCGTGGTGCTGGGGGTGGCGCGCGACGTGTGTGTCACGCAGGCGGTCGATGGGCTCATCGACCGGGGTCGAACCGTCACCGCCCTCCGGGACGCGACCTGGGGGCTCGGTCTCGAGTCCGAGGGCGACACCCTGGCCCGCTGGAGGCGGGGCGCTCGGGTGATCACCCTCGAGGATCGCGTCTCGGAAGGGCGGGCGGATCGGTAG
- a CDS encoding YncE family protein, with translation MTAPIRSGSLLALLMAAGCGGAPAGGAAAPSPTAGAAASSDAVYYAYVGAESADLMHRVRLGPDGASIDRTIPVGELAVENEGPHGFATSPDGRFIYMTTGHGVPDGKLWKFDAGADTLVADPILLGWFPATMDLTPDGLYALIVNFNLHGEMVPSTVSVVYTPDMIEVDQIETCVMPHGLRMEPSGVFAYSNCMMDDLMVEIDTRTFEVSRRFSVAVGEEGPAESMAMDHSAMGMDHSSMEMGGMQGMSMDPSCSPTWAEPSADGTMVYVACNKGDRILEVDRAEWSLKRVFETGRGPYNLDVTPDGRLLVATLKQGAGVEFFDLESGASLGSVPSTTTVTHGVVISPDSRYAFVSVEGVGAEPGKVDIYDLGDLEQVASLEVGQQAGGITFWKMEPAPSN, from the coding sequence ATGACCGCGCCCATCCGCTCCGGAAGTCTCCTCGCCCTCCTCATGGCCGCCGGCTGCGGGGGCGCCCCGGCGGGCGGGGCCGCCGCACCGAGCCCGACCGCGGGAGCCGCGGCGTCGAGCGACGCGGTCTACTACGCCTACGTGGGGGCCGAGTCGGCCGACCTCATGCACCGGGTTCGGCTGGGCCCCGACGGGGCGTCGATCGATCGCACGATTCCCGTCGGCGAACTGGCCGTCGAGAACGAGGGGCCGCACGGCTTCGCCACCTCGCCGGACGGGCGCTTCATCTACATGACCACGGGTCACGGCGTGCCCGACGGCAAGCTGTGGAAGTTCGACGCGGGCGCCGACACCCTGGTGGCCGACCCCATCCTGCTCGGGTGGTTTCCGGCCACGATGGACCTCACGCCCGACGGCCTCTACGCCCTGATCGTCAATTTCAACCTGCACGGCGAGATGGTGCCGAGCACGGTGTCGGTGGTCTACACGCCCGACATGATCGAGGTGGACCAGATCGAGACCTGCGTCATGCCCCACGGACTCCGGATGGAGCCCTCGGGGGTGTTCGCCTACTCGAACTGCATGATGGACGACCTCATGGTGGAGATCGACACGCGCACCTTCGAGGTGTCGCGGCGCTTCTCCGTGGCGGTCGGGGAAGAGGGTCCCGCCGAGTCGATGGCGATGGACCACTCCGCCATGGGGATGGACCACTCGTCGATGGAGATGGGGGGCATGCAGGGCATGTCGATGGATCCGAGCTGCTCGCCCACCTGGGCCGAGCCCTCGGCGGATGGAACGATGGTGTACGTGGCCTGCAACAAGGGTGATCGCATTCTCGAGGTGGACCGCGCCGAATGGTCGCTGAAGCGGGTGTTCGAGACCGGCCGGGGCCCGTACAACCTCGACGTCACCCCCGACGGTCGTCTGCTGGTGGCCACCCTGAAGCAGGGGGCCGGAGTGGAGTTCTTCGACCTCGAGTCGGGGGCGAGCCTCGGCTCGGTGCCCTCGACCACGACCGTCACGCACGGTGTGGTGATCTCGCCCGACTCCCGGTACGCCTTCGTGAGCGTGGAAGGGGTGGGTGCCGAGCCCGGCAAGGTCGACATCTACGACCTGGGCGACCTCGAGCAGGTGGCCTCGCTCGAAGTCGGCCAGCAGGCGGGGGGCATCACCTTCTGGAAGATGGAGCCCGCCCCCTCGAACTGA
- a CDS encoding hemolysin family protein — MLSTLLWVLGATLATSFLCSILEAVLLSITHSHVVMLQEKGDAAGDLLERMRTKVDEPIAAILTLNTIANTLGATTAGALIVQIYGERWMGVFGAVLTLAILLFSEIIPKTLGATFWPTLSRPAAWTLRVMVVLMKPILVPLSWFARAIAGNTSRPSVSRAEIEVLAEIGRREGTLDEDEWQVVSNVIRLDQVTVAEVMTPRTDMVAIPVEASLQEAMDVMLDRGHLRIPVFEGSTDRIVGILLARDLWRAARDGGGPIDAIMRPALFSPSGKPVEDLIPEMRVQRNKMAIVVDEFGGTAGLVTLEDLIEEIIGEIQDEHEGDEPEDFYELDGGRIRVWGGVPVREVADELGIDLPEEPHDTLGGYLFGQLSRVGRVGDVVEVNASGRFRITRMRGRRIEYAVWQPARARENGGG; from the coding sequence ATGCTCTCCACCCTCCTCTGGGTTCTGGGCGCCACCCTCGCCACCTCCTTCCTCTGTTCGATTCTGGAGGCGGTGCTGCTCTCCATCACGCACTCCCACGTGGTGATGCTGCAGGAGAAAGGGGACGCCGCCGGCGACCTGCTCGAGCGGATGCGGACCAAGGTCGACGAACCGATCGCCGCGATCCTCACCCTCAACACCATCGCCAACACGCTGGGCGCCACGACCGCGGGCGCCCTCATCGTACAGATCTACGGCGAGCGCTGGATGGGGGTGTTCGGCGCCGTTCTGACGCTCGCGATCCTGCTCTTCTCGGAGATCATCCCGAAGACGCTCGGGGCCACCTTCTGGCCCACGTTGTCGCGCCCCGCCGCATGGACGCTGCGGGTGATGGTGGTGCTGATGAAGCCGATCCTCGTGCCGCTCTCGTGGTTCGCGCGGGCGATCGCGGGCAACACGAGCCGCCCCTCGGTGAGCCGCGCCGAGATCGAGGTGCTGGCCGAGATCGGCCGTCGCGAAGGCACCCTCGACGAAGACGAATGGCAGGTGGTCTCGAACGTGATCCGACTCGACCAGGTGACGGTGGCCGAGGTGATGACGCCACGGACCGACATGGTCGCCATCCCGGTCGAGGCCTCGCTCCAGGAGGCCATGGATGTGATGCTCGACCGCGGACACCTGAGGATTCCGGTCTTCGAGGGATCCACCGACCGGATCGTGGGAATCCTGCTCGCCCGCGACCTCTGGCGCGCGGCCCGCGACGGAGGAGGCCCGATCGATGCCATCATGCGGCCCGCCCTCTTCTCGCCCTCGGGCAAACCGGTCGAGGACCTGATCCCCGAAATGCGCGTGCAGCGCAACAAGATGGCGATCGTAGTCGACGAGTTCGGGGGCACCGCCGGCCTCGTGACGCTGGAGGACCTGATCGAGGAAATCATCGGGGAAATCCAGGACGAGCACGAAGGCGACGAACCCGAAGACTTCTACGAGCTCGACGGCGGGCGCATCCGCGTGTGGGGCGGCGTGCCCGTACGCGAGGTGGCCGACGAACTCGGGATCGATCTACCCGAGGAGCCCCACGACACCCTTGGCGGCTACCTCTTCGGCCAGCTGAGCCGGGTCGGCCGCGTCGGCGACGTGGTCGAGGTGAACGCCTCCGGCCGCTTCCGCATCACCCGCATGCGCGGGCGGAGGATCGAATACGCGGTCTGGCAGCCCGCACGAGCGAGGGAGAACGGGGGCGGGTAG
- a CDS encoding DUF559 domain-containing protein, whose amino-acid sequence MVEIDGFEFHSGPQRFERDRAKDSWLLSKGFLVLRFTWRQVNDRPLPTVVALARTLARRSGGG is encoded by the coding sequence GTGGTCGAGATCGACGGGTTCGAGTTCCACAGCGGGCCCCAACGCTTCGAGCGCGACCGTGCGAAGGACAGCTGGCTGCTGTCGAAGGGGTTTCTCGTGCTCCGCTTCACATGGCGGCAAGTGAACGATCGCCCACTGCCCACCGTCGTGGCGCTCGCCCGTACGCTCGCCCGCCGCAGCGGCGGCGGATAG
- a CDS encoding Ig-like domain-containing protein — MKTLRILALAAAVAAFAPAPGAAQDASLDAARRVASLRAEPAEVTVEQGATTAFRVVAVDASGNVVEGADIRVVGRGVAVDLEAGRLTGGAGGEATVIASLVVPDDFTGEPPQLRVPVTVTWPAVDRIDIAARSSKTLYAGTGIRHSARALHADGSVRPGATFSWSSSDPAIATVDAFGNVEALAAGTVTIRADAEGARGSVTYTVPAFPAESLEIEGGAEQALQGDVVAFEAVATGASGAVTDLPITWATYYVPDDTINAPGAAGIVEEGRFVGESPGQYTVVATAGDLVARRTIDIRPREAVREVEVMGQGSVSHVHTSDLWVYEGVDGRDYAVTGTWGGDGWSYFWDVTNPAAVTKIDSIQVDARTVNDVKVSPDGRYAALSREGASNRRNGVVLIDLADPRAPRIVSTFDEGLTGGVHNMFATEDYLFALSGGDKFVILDVRDLENPTYVSEYNHPDSRTHDVWVYDGLAYSSEWGNGVVVVDVGNGRWGGTIENPVFVTNVPYPVGRTHAAFPYYQESTGKVYLFLGDEILNRGGAPWAGAGLSGIPREPGQQPTVTSGYIHIIDFTDPENPKDVARYEVPEYGTHNLWVEDDVLYVAYYEGGVRVVDVGGELMGNLATQGREMAVFKAHDPNGFVANGPFAWGPQPFKGHLFFSDFNSGLWSIRITPRNRPTT, encoded by the coding sequence ATGAAGACCCTTCGAATCCTCGCCCTCGCCGCCGCGGTCGCCGCCTTCGCGCCGGCTCCGGGCGCTGCGCAGGACGCCTCTCTCGACGCCGCCCGACGGGTGGCCTCGCTTCGCGCGGAACCCGCCGAAGTGACGGTCGAACAGGGCGCGACCACCGCCTTCCGCGTGGTGGCCGTCGACGCCTCCGGCAACGTGGTCGAGGGGGCCGACATCCGGGTGGTTGGACGGGGCGTGGCCGTCGACCTCGAGGCCGGCCGCCTCACCGGCGGGGCCGGTGGCGAGGCCACGGTCATCGCGTCGCTCGTGGTGCCCGACGACTTCACCGGCGAGCCGCCGCAGCTTCGCGTGCCGGTGACGGTCACCTGGCCCGCCGTCGACCGCATCGACATCGCGGCCCGGTCGAGCAAGACGCTGTACGCCGGCACCGGCATCCGCCACTCGGCTCGGGCGCTGCACGCCGACGGGTCGGTGCGGCCGGGCGCGACCTTCTCCTGGTCGTCGTCGGATCCGGCGATCGCCACCGTCGACGCCTTCGGAAACGTCGAGGCGCTGGCGGCGGGAACGGTCACGATCCGGGCCGACGCCGAGGGCGCGCGCGGATCGGTCACCTACACGGTGCCGGCCTTCCCCGCGGAGTCCCTCGAGATCGAGGGCGGGGCCGAGCAGGCGCTGCAGGGTGACGTGGTCGCCTTCGAGGCCGTCGCGACCGGCGCCTCGGGCGCGGTGACCGACCTGCCGATCACCTGGGCCACCTACTATGTGCCCGACGACACGATCAACGCGCCCGGTGCGGCCGGAATCGTGGAGGAGGGCCGCTTCGTGGGCGAGTCGCCCGGCCAGTACACCGTGGTCGCCACCGCCGGCGACCTCGTGGCGCGGCGCACGATCGACATCCGCCCGCGTGAGGCGGTTCGCGAGGTGGAGGTGATGGGTCAGGGTTCGGTGAGCCACGTGCACACCTCCGACCTGTGGGTCTACGAAGGTGTCGACGGCCGCGATTACGCCGTGACCGGCACCTGGGGCGGCGACGGCTGGTCGTACTTCTGGGACGTGACCAACCCGGCCGCCGTCACGAAGATCGACTCGATCCAGGTGGATGCCCGCACCGTCAACGACGTGAAGGTGTCGCCCGACGGCCGCTACGCCGCGCTGTCGCGAGAGGGGGCCTCCAACCGCCGCAACGGCGTGGTGCTCATCGACCTCGCCGATCCGCGCGCGCCGCGGATCGTCTCGACCTTCGACGAGGGGCTCACCGGCGGCGTGCACAACATGTTCGCCACCGAGGACTACCTCTTCGCCCTCTCGGGCGGGGACAAGTTCGTGATCCTCGATGTGCGCGACCTGGAGAATCCCACCTACGTGAGCGAGTACAACCACCCCGACAGCCGCACCCACGACGTGTGGGTGTACGACGGTCTCGCCTACTCGTCGGAGTGGGGCAACGGCGTGGTGGTGGTCGATGTCGGCAACGGCCGCTGGGGCGGCACCATCGAGAACCCGGTGTTCGTGACCAACGTGCCCTACCCGGTCGGGCGGACGCACGCGGCCTTCCCCTACTACCAGGAGTCGACGGGCAAGGTCTACCTGTTCCTGGGCGACGAGATCCTGAACCGCGGCGGGGCCCCCTGGGCCGGCGCGGGGCTCTCCGGCATTCCGCGGGAGCCGGGACAGCAGCCGACGGTCACCTCGGGCTACATCCACATCATCGACTTCACCGATCCCGAGAACCCGAAGGACGTCGCTCGCTACGAAGTGCCCGAGTACGGCACGCACAACCTCTGGGTGGAAGACGACGTGCTCTACGTGGCCTACTACGAGGGCGGCGTGCGGGTGGTCGACGTCGGCGGTGAACTGATGGGCAACCTCGCCACGCAGGGGCGCGAGATGGCCGTGTTCAAGGCCCACGACCCGAACGGATTCGTCGCCAACGGCCCCTTCGCCTGGGGCCCGCAGCCCTTCAAGGGCCACCTCTTCTTCAGCGACTTCAACTCCGGCCTCTGGTCGATCCGCATCACCCCGCGGAATCGCCCCACGACCTGA
- a CDS encoding nicotinate phosphoribosyltransferase yields MDSSAAGPPPPLRPEVRLGPEVFQLPAERMRAGYYSDKYFVRTREVLQGEAADPVVTMQVFQKNDAWVAGTDEAIAILKQCLTEGYDFSDLEVWSLRDGDRASPWEPVMHIVGPYTAFAHLETLYLGVLARRTMVATNTRTVVEAAWPEPVLFFPARHDHWMVQTGDGYAAHIAGAIGVSTDAQASWWGSEGMGTVPHGLIAAFGGDTVAATTAFARQMPDHVRVISLVDFTNDSVGTALDVARALGHRLHAVRLDTSAHLVDRSVVPDMGRFDPRGVNPTLVRKVRDALDAAGFDFVDIVVSGGFDADKIRRFKEARVPVDAYGVGSALIRGRYDFTADVVRIGDRDVAKVGRGFTDNPRLERVS; encoded by the coding sequence ATGGACTCCAGCGCGGCCGGTCCCCCACCTCCACTCCGCCCCGAGGTCCGCCTCGGCCCCGAGGTGTTTCAACTCCCCGCCGAGCGCATGCGGGCCGGGTACTACTCCGACAAGTACTTCGTGCGCACGCGCGAAGTGCTGCAGGGGGAGGCCGCCGACCCCGTCGTGACCATGCAGGTGTTCCAGAAGAACGACGCCTGGGTGGCCGGCACCGACGAGGCGATCGCGATTCTCAAGCAGTGCCTGACCGAGGGCTACGACTTCTCCGATCTCGAGGTTTGGTCCCTGCGCGACGGCGATCGCGCCTCGCCCTGGGAGCCGGTGATGCACATCGTCGGCCCCTACACGGCCTTCGCCCATCTGGAGACCCTCTACCTGGGCGTGCTGGCACGCCGGACGATGGTGGCCACCAACACGCGGACGGTGGTCGAGGCCGCGTGGCCCGAGCCGGTGCTCTTCTTTCCGGCGCGGCACGACCACTGGATGGTGCAGACGGGTGACGGGTACGCGGCGCACATCGCCGGGGCGATCGGGGTGTCGACCGACGCGCAGGCCTCCTGGTGGGGGTCGGAGGGAATGGGCACGGTGCCCCACGGGCTGATCGCGGCCTTCGGGGGCGACACCGTGGCCGCCACCACGGCCTTCGCGCGACAGATGCCCGACCACGTGCGCGTGATCAGCCTCGTCGACTTCACCAACGACAGCGTCGGCACGGCACTCGACGTGGCGCGGGCGCTGGGGCATCGACTCCACGCGGTCCGCCTCGACACGTCGGCCCATCTGGTCGACCGGTCGGTGGTACCGGACATGGGCCGGTTCGACCCTCGCGGGGTGAACCCGACGCTGGTGCGGAAAGTGCGCGATGCGCTCGATGCGGCCGGCTTCGATTTCGTCGACATCGTGGTGTCGGGAGGCTTCGACGCCGACAAGATCCGCAGATTCAAGGAGGCTCGCGTGCCCGTGGACGCCTACGGGGTGGGCTCGGCGCTCATCCGCGGCCGGTACGACTTCACCGCCGACGTGGTTCGGATCGGGGACCGCGACGTGGCCAAGGTGGGGCGGGGCTTCACCGACAACCCTCGGCTGGAGCGGGTGTCGTGA